One Pseudonocardia sediminis DNA window includes the following coding sequences:
- a CDS encoding class I SAM-dependent methyltransferase produces MSTDPVPTPHATAEQVEAAWGDPKLANVLYHDWEAGTYDEKWSISYDERCIDYAAGRFRLAAPWDGRPYLRALELGSGTGFFLLNLMQAGVADRGAVTDLSPGMVEAALRNARHLDLDVEGRVADAERIPYPDDSFDLVVGHAVLHHIPDVEAALREVLRVLEPGGRFVFAGEPTTVGDAYARKLGQWTWKATTTLTKLPGLTGWRRPQHELDESSRAAALESVVDIHTFDPDELEGTARRAGARDVRVATEEFSAAMLGWPVRTFEAAVPPGRLGWNWAMFAFHGWQRLSWVDEHLLSRVVPRSWFYNALVTGTKPR; encoded by the coding sequence ATGAGTACGGACCCGGTCCCCACCCCGCACGCCACCGCCGAGCAGGTCGAGGCCGCGTGGGGGGACCCGAAGCTCGCCAACGTGCTCTACCACGACTGGGAGGCCGGGACCTACGACGAGAAGTGGTCGATCAGCTACGACGAGCGCTGCATCGACTACGCCGCCGGACGGTTCCGTCTCGCCGCGCCCTGGGACGGGCGCCCGTACCTCCGGGCCCTGGAGCTGGGCAGCGGCACCGGCTTCTTCCTGCTCAACCTCATGCAGGCCGGGGTGGCCGACCGCGGAGCGGTGACCGACCTGTCCCCGGGCATGGTCGAGGCGGCGCTGCGCAACGCCCGTCACCTGGACCTCGACGTCGAGGGCAGGGTCGCCGACGCCGAGCGGATCCCGTACCCCGACGACAGCTTCGACCTCGTCGTCGGGCACGCGGTGCTGCACCACATCCCGGACGTCGAGGCCGCGCTGCGCGAGGTCCTGCGCGTGCTGGAGCCGGGCGGGCGGTTCGTGTTCGCCGGCGAGCCGACGACGGTCGGTGACGCCTACGCCCGCAAGCTCGGGCAGTGGACCTGGAAGGCGACCACCACGCTGACGAAGCTGCCCGGCCTGACCGGCTGGCGGCGTCCGCAGCACGAGCTCGACGAGTCCTCGCGCGCGGCGGCGCTGGAGTCGGTCGTCGACATCCACACGTTCGACCCGGACGAGCTGGAGGGGACCGCACGCCGGGCCGGTGCCCGTGACGTCCGCGTCGCGACCGAGGAGTTCAGCGCCGCGATGCTCGGGTGGCCGGTGCGCACGTTCGAGGCCGCCGTCCCGCCCGGGCGCCTGGGCTGGAACTGGGCGATGTTCGCCTTCCACGGCTGGCAGCGACTGTCCTGGGTGGACGAGCACCTGCTCTCGCGCGTCGTCCCGCGGTCCTGGTTCTACAACGCGCTGGTCACCGGCACCAAGCCGCGATGA
- a CDS encoding enoyl-CoA hydratase/isomerase family protein yields MTEFVSLSVDDGVGTIRIDRPPMNALNRQIQQELLTVSDEADTRADVRAVVVYGGEKTFAAGADVKEMATMSYSDMAPVARKLSAGLGAISTIAKPTVAAVTGYALGGGLEVALGADRRIVGDNAKLGFPEILLGIFPGGGGTQRLARLIGPSRAKDLIYTGRMVTAEEALAIGLVDEVVPADEVYSRSVAYAAQFKAGPALALAAAKKAIDGGLDTDLRTGLDIESELFAGIFASEDARAGKESFVQNGPGKATFTGR; encoded by the coding sequence GTGACCGAATTCGTGAGCCTGTCCGTGGACGACGGCGTCGGGACCATCCGGATCGACCGGCCGCCGATGAACGCGTTGAACCGCCAGATCCAGCAGGAGCTGCTGACCGTCTCCGACGAGGCGGACACCCGCGCCGACGTGCGCGCCGTCGTCGTCTACGGCGGGGAGAAGACGTTCGCCGCGGGCGCGGACGTCAAGGAGATGGCGACCATGTCCTACTCGGACATGGCCCCGGTCGCGCGGAAGCTCTCCGCCGGCCTCGGCGCGATCTCCACGATCGCCAAGCCGACCGTCGCCGCGGTGACCGGCTACGCCCTGGGCGGCGGCCTCGAGGTCGCGCTCGGCGCCGACCGCCGGATCGTCGGCGACAACGCCAAGCTCGGCTTCCCGGAGATTCTGCTCGGCATCTTCCCGGGCGGCGGCGGGACGCAGCGCCTGGCGCGCCTGATCGGCCCGTCGCGGGCCAAGGACCTGATCTACACCGGCCGGATGGTCACCGCCGAGGAGGCGCTGGCGATCGGGCTGGTCGACGAGGTCGTCCCCGCCGACGAGGTCTACTCCCGCTCCGTCGCCTACGCCGCACAGTTCAAGGCCGGCCCCGCGCTCGCCCTGGCCGCGGCCAAGAAGGCGATCGACGGCGGCCTGGACACCGACCTGCGCACCGGCCTGGACATCGAGTCCGAGCTGTTCGCCGGGATCTTCGCCAGCGAGGACGCCCGGGCGGGCAAGGAGTCGTTCGTGCAGAACGGCCCGGGCAAGGCCACCTTCACCGGACGCTAG
- a CDS encoding ABC transporter ATP-binding protein, whose product MDGVAVRRCPATLLDAVDWRVELDERWVVLGPNGAGKTTLLRLAGAEMHPTAGTVHVLGERIGRVNLFELRPRIGLTSANLGVRIPGDEIVSDVVVSAGYGVLGRWREDYDTTDTARAGYLLETLGMGKLVDRAYGTLSEGERKRTLIARALMTDPELLLLDEPAAGLDLGGREDLVSRLSTLAMDAEAPASVLVTHHVEEIPPGYTHGMLLRDGRVVASGLLDDVLTDEALSDTFGLPLQVARRRGRYTAWRRD is encoded by the coding sequence ATGGACGGTGTCGCCGTCCGACGCTGTCCCGCGACCCTGCTCGACGCCGTCGACTGGCGCGTCGAGCTCGACGAACGCTGGGTCGTGCTCGGCCCGAACGGCGCCGGCAAGACCACCCTGCTGCGACTGGCCGGCGCCGAGATGCACCCGACCGCCGGCACCGTGCACGTGCTCGGCGAGCGGATCGGCCGGGTCAACCTGTTCGAGCTGCGGCCCCGGATCGGGCTGACCTCGGCGAACCTCGGTGTCCGCATCCCGGGCGACGAGATCGTCAGCGACGTCGTGGTCAGCGCCGGGTACGGCGTGCTCGGCCGCTGGCGCGAGGACTACGACACCACCGACACCGCGCGCGCCGGGTACCTGCTCGAGACCCTCGGCATGGGCAAGCTCGTCGACCGCGCCTACGGGACGCTGTCCGAGGGCGAGCGCAAGCGCACCCTGATCGCCCGCGCGCTGATGACCGACCCGGAGCTGCTGCTTCTCGACGAGCCCGCCGCCGGCCTCGACCTCGGCGGCCGCGAGGACCTGGTCTCGCGCCTGTCGACGCTCGCGATGGATGCGGAGGCGCCGGCGTCGGTGCTGGTCACCCACCACGTCGAGGAGATCCCGCCCGGCTACACCCACGGCATGCTGCTGCGCGACGGACGCGTGGTCGCCTCGGGGCTGCTCGACGACGTCCTGACCGACGAAGCCCTCTCCGACACGTTCGGCCTCCCGCTGCAGGTCGCCCGCCGCCGGGGCCGCTACACCGCCTGGCGCCGCGACTGA
- the glgX gene encoding glycogen debranching protein GlgX: protein MPVFPLGAHPDDHGTRFAVASTSAEVVEVCLVDGPPDGGPGELTERRVELGEHTFGVWHGYVPGVAPGQRYGFRVHGPYRPWQGVRANPQKILVDPYAKQVTGRVTDLDAARGWVDDPMTGRPSTVNSLGHVPLSVVVAPDREPLRPRPDVPWSDTVICELHVRGYTRLHPEVPPEQRGTYLGLAHPAVVEHLTRIGVTAVELLPVNAIADEPPLLERGAVNYWGYSTLGFLAPHPGYASVPGNEVTEFATMVDTLHAAGIEVILDVVPNHTCEGGVGGTTISYRGLDAPAYYSLGGSGHDNDITGTGNTLDAGSPTVIRLICDALRHWVTAFGVDGFRIDLASVLGRPRSGAFDPSSALLTAIAQDPILSSAKLIAEPWDATGEGYRVGGFGVAWSEWNGRYRDAVRDFWRGHGGIAELASRMTGSSDIYGLSGRRPWASVNFVTAHDGFTLRDLVSYERKHNEGNGEDNRDGTDDNRSQNFGVEGETDSPDVRQARLATARSIMATLLLSVGTPMLVGGDERWRTQGGNNNAYCRDDETSWVDWTTTDETQALAAFTARVAELRRESPVLHRDQFYVDGEVLWWHPSGRPMTDDDWHDGGTRTLAVLLADYWLLLLHSGDEAGECVLPTEHGFDPVLDTTTDDGRPADTTTVDAGSTVPLPPRSVQLLRSR, encoded by the coding sequence GTGCCGGTCTTCCCCTTGGGTGCCCATCCCGACGATCACGGAACGCGCTTCGCCGTGGCCTCCACCAGCGCGGAGGTGGTCGAGGTCTGCCTGGTGGACGGCCCTCCCGACGGAGGGCCCGGCGAGCTGACCGAGCGCCGGGTCGAGCTCGGCGAGCACACGTTCGGCGTGTGGCACGGGTACGTGCCCGGCGTGGCGCCCGGGCAGCGCTACGGGTTCCGGGTGCACGGGCCCTACCGGCCGTGGCAGGGCGTCCGGGCGAACCCGCAGAAGATCCTGGTCGACCCGTACGCGAAGCAGGTCACCGGACGCGTCACCGACCTCGACGCCGCCCGCGGCTGGGTCGACGACCCGATGACGGGGCGGCCGAGCACCGTCAACTCGCTCGGGCACGTCCCGCTGTCGGTCGTCGTGGCGCCGGACCGCGAGCCGCTGCGGCCCCGCCCGGACGTGCCGTGGTCGGACACCGTGATCTGCGAGCTGCACGTGCGCGGCTACACGCGCCTGCACCCCGAGGTGCCGCCCGAGCAGCGCGGGACCTACCTGGGCCTGGCGCACCCGGCCGTCGTCGAGCACCTGACACGGATCGGTGTGACGGCCGTCGAGCTGCTGCCGGTGAACGCGATCGCCGACGAGCCGCCGCTGCTCGAACGCGGCGCGGTGAACTACTGGGGCTACTCCACGCTGGGCTTCCTGGCCCCGCACCCGGGCTACGCGAGCGTCCCCGGCAACGAGGTCACCGAGTTCGCGACGATGGTCGACACGCTGCACGCGGCCGGGATCGAGGTGATCCTCGACGTCGTCCCGAACCACACCTGCGAGGGCGGGGTCGGCGGCACGACGATCTCCTACCGCGGCCTCGACGCCCCGGCCTACTACTCGCTCGGCGGGTCCGGGCACGACAACGACATCACCGGCACCGGCAACACCCTCGACGCCGGCTCGCCCACGGTGATCCGCCTGATCTGCGACGCGCTGCGGCACTGGGTGACCGCGTTCGGCGTCGACGGGTTCCGGATCGACCTGGCCAGCGTCCTCGGACGGCCGCGCTCGGGGGCGTTCGACCCCAGCTCGGCGCTGCTGACCGCCATCGCCCAGGACCCGATCCTCTCCAGCGCCAAGCTGATCGCCGAGCCGTGGGACGCGACCGGCGAGGGCTACCGGGTCGGCGGGTTCGGCGTCGCCTGGTCGGAGTGGAACGGGCGCTACCGCGACGCCGTGCGGGACTTCTGGCGCGGGCACGGCGGGATCGCCGAGCTGGCGTCGCGGATGACCGGCAGCTCCGACATCTACGGCCTGTCCGGGCGCCGACCGTGGGCCTCGGTCAACTTCGTCACCGCGCACGACGGGTTCACCCTGCGCGACCTCGTCTCCTACGAGCGCAAGCACAACGAGGGCAACGGCGAGGACAACCGCGACGGCACCGACGACAACCGCTCGCAGAACTTCGGGGTCGAGGGCGAGACCGACTCCCCCGACGTCCGGCAGGCACGTCTGGCCACCGCCCGGTCGATCATGGCCACGCTGCTGCTCTCGGTCGGCACACCGATGCTCGTCGGCGGTGACGAGCGCTGGCGCACCCAGGGCGGCAACAACAACGCCTACTGCCGCGACGACGAGACGTCCTGGGTCGACTGGACCACCACCGACGAGACGCAGGCGCTGGCCGCGTTCACCGCACGGGTGGCCGAGCTGCGCCGGGAGTCGCCGGTGCTGCACCGCGACCAGTTCTACGTCGACGGCGAGGTGCTGTGGTGGCATCCGTCGGGGCGTCCGATGACCGACGACGACTGGCACGACGGCGGCACCCGGACGCTCGCGGTGCTCCTCGCGGACTACTGGCTGCTGCTCCTGCACTCGGGGGACGAGGCGGGCGAGTGCGTCCTGCCGACCGAGCACGGCTTCGACCCGGTCCTGGACACGACCACCGACGACGGCCGCCCCGCCGACACCACGACGGTCGACGCCGGCTCGACCGTGCCCCTGCCGCCCCGCTCGGTCCAGCTCCTGCGCAGCCGGTAG
- a CDS encoding zinc ribbon domain-containing protein: MPRYEFRCRVCASTFDVDRPMAASGDPADCPAGHSDTVKLLSTISLGGRAGGGGGVPRPAMAPAGGGGGCCGGGCCGGG, translated from the coding sequence ATGCCTCGGTACGAGTTCCGCTGTCGGGTGTGCGCGTCGACGTTCGACGTCGATCGGCCGATGGCGGCCTCCGGCGATCCGGCGGACTGCCCGGCGGGGCACTCCGACACCGTCAAGCTGCTGTCGACGATCTCGCTGGGCGGCCGCGCCGGCGGGGGCGGCGGCGTGCCCCGTCCGGCGATGGCCCCGGCCGGTGGCGGGGGCGGCTGCTGCGGCGGAGGGTGCTGCGGCGGGGGCTGA